One window from the genome of Marinobacter sp. es.048 encodes:
- a CDS encoding MotA/TolQ/ExbB proton channel family protein, translated as MTDLTLPLNTGPLTQLVDMGGPVMVVLMALAVIGLVTFVYLMLLGALHAPRLSGRLKKTVMDLQSNPASVRPSEIRHQTGRWSRLNPLQHLVTNTIEAIQNGEDDRKIRETAARDAQHSLEPFEAPLKIIEVIAALAPLLGLLGTVLGMMEAFSAMAATEGRANATQLSGGIYEALTTTAAGLVVAIPFAALAAWIEFRLRRIHKTINSTLVSILHTVPEQALETGNAEYQSPESPFRAEATAEESDRYTYSRGQRFAHATG; from the coding sequence ATGACGGACCTCACCCTGCCCCTGAACACTGGCCCGCTCACCCAACTTGTTGATATGGGTGGCCCTGTGATGGTTGTGCTCATGGCACTTGCCGTCATCGGACTCGTTACTTTTGTTTATCTGATGCTTCTTGGTGCCCTCCATGCACCGCGTTTGTCGGGCCGTCTTAAAAAAACCGTAATGGACTTGCAGAGCAATCCGGCTTCGGTGCGGCCTTCCGAAATCAGACATCAGACAGGCCGATGGAGCCGGTTAAACCCGTTGCAGCACCTCGTCACCAATACGATTGAGGCGATACAGAACGGCGAGGATGACCGCAAAATCCGGGAAACCGCCGCCCGGGATGCGCAGCATTCGTTGGAGCCGTTCGAGGCGCCACTGAAGATCATCGAGGTTATTGCAGCCCTCGCGCCGCTACTTGGCCTGCTGGGGACCGTACTGGGCATGATGGAGGCCTTCAGCGCCATGGCGGCTACCGAAGGCCGCGCCAACGCCACCCAGCTCAGTGGCGGTATTTACGAAGCCCTGACCACCACAGCCGCCGGCCTGGTTGTTGCCATACCGTTTGCGGCACTGGCTGCCTGGATCGAGTTCCGCTTGCGTCGTATCCACAAAACCATCAACAGCACGCTGGTTTCGATTCTGCATACAGTGCCGGAGCAGGCGCTGGAAACGGGGAATGCCGAGTACCAGTCGCCCGAAAGCCCGTTCAGGGCCGAGGCAACAGCCGAAGAGTCCG
- a CDS encoding sulfite exporter TauE/SafE family protein → MEVLNQLIPESLSLPVAIFLLASSTITSMITASLGAGGGVLLLVLMASWMPPAAIIPVHGMIQLGSNVGRAALTWRHIDWRVIAAFLPGVIAGAALGAWLLVNLPAHIWQLTIALFVLYLCWGPALPKGAFGAPGVFLASALTSFVSLFVGATGPLVAAFIKQIHTDRFRTVATFATAMTLQHAPKALVFGAAGFMFFEWLPFILTMIACGFAGTWLGLHVLRSLSNSKFTLIFNIVLTALAIRLLWQASLSAGWW, encoded by the coding sequence ATGGAAGTACTCAACCAACTGATACCCGAAAGCCTGAGCCTTCCTGTCGCCATTTTCCTGCTTGCCAGCTCAACCATCACATCGATGATCACAGCCAGCCTTGGCGCCGGTGGCGGGGTTTTGCTACTGGTACTGATGGCCAGCTGGATGCCACCGGCGGCCATTATCCCGGTGCACGGCATGATTCAGCTGGGCTCCAACGTTGGCCGGGCGGCTTTGACGTGGCGGCACATAGACTGGCGGGTGATTGCCGCGTTTCTGCCCGGCGTGATCGCAGGGGCGGCGCTGGGCGCCTGGCTACTGGTGAATCTTCCCGCCCACATCTGGCAGTTGACCATCGCCCTGTTCGTGCTCTATCTCTGCTGGGGGCCGGCGCTACCCAAGGGTGCATTTGGTGCCCCGGGGGTATTTCTGGCGTCGGCGCTGACCAGCTTCGTCAGTCTGTTCGTGGGCGCCACCGGGCCACTCGTTGCAGCGTTCATCAAGCAGATTCATACCGACCGGTTCAGAACCGTGGCCACGTTTGCCACTGCCATGACACTGCAGCATGCCCCCAAGGCACTGGTGTTCGGGGCGGCGGGCTTCATGTTCTTCGAGTGGCTGCCCTTTATTCTAACCATGATCGCCTGCGGCTTTGCCGGTACCTGGCTTGGGTTGCATGTGCTCCGTTCCCTGAGCAACAGCAAGTTCACTTTGATCTTCAATATCGTTCTGACAGCGCTGGCGATTCGCCTGCTCTGGCAGGCCAGCCTCTCAGCCGGCTGGTGGTGA
- a CDS encoding diguanylate cyclase domain-containing protein: protein MLIKQWFGSLANRAVALVVVAIILSALLVTVAGFLLSRSELEQQARDQVETIATLIAEELDDKLALRLETLNHVAQNLTMSSDVLSARARILIRRQAALEHLFDAVYLMDENGLVVAGHPEEFWQSGLDVSSREYFRRVSSTLSPVISEPYQSNYQEKPAIMVAAPIFDHRQRFIGVIGGAIALDGNTFLDQFINIRIGTTGYLGVATRSGFVVVDQRDHEAMAPVRVANPVLRDAMEGFEGTLETRNSNGEKTIMSVQQLTQVPWFVSASWPAREALAPITRTVDAFLWILLVVILLIAPVALWRFRRLMAPLGTLGNQIRERHLGMRSDPVDVSGGKEIRQVAEIFNTVTDERDEVLVSLAEREAFFRSLTQSAPIGIVQTDVLGRIEFANPAFETIVGQPAEELTYSYLANRVHHTDRQEAIVGWKNAIRSQSVFRGRLRLQSPAPDQVVWGDVMTAAIQTPEKCLGTITVVRDISHELEVEEALRTEQQRAETILGVLQEGVLMVDVEGVIRFANDAACRLLGTVGECVLRNFFQLVSIETEECELTADQFLTGEDLGSLYVTLRNSLGVRFPIDLTMLHIRQGREDERLVFVLRDDSDRRRQEERLSWEATHDSLTQLLNRRAFNASLVRSLGEAGRQEVRSVLMLIDLDYFKPVNDEGGHLLGDDLLKRLADLFKDAVRQSDTVARLGGDEFGIILPACGMTRAEALAERIRADVEALRIEHDGRSFGVTTSIGLTELTAKDSGPREVMARADEGSYIAKSRGRNRVVVVPSPPAG from the coding sequence GTGCTGATCAAACAATGGTTTGGCAGTCTGGCGAATCGGGCCGTTGCCCTCGTGGTGGTCGCGATCATCCTCTCGGCCTTGCTGGTAACCGTGGCCGGCTTTCTGCTGAGTCGGTCGGAACTGGAACAGCAGGCCCGCGACCAGGTTGAGACGATTGCCACCCTGATTGCGGAAGAGCTGGACGACAAACTTGCCCTGCGGCTTGAAACCCTCAACCATGTGGCCCAGAACCTGACCATGTCCAGCGATGTGCTAAGCGCACGTGCCCGTATTCTGATCCGGCGGCAAGCCGCCCTCGAGCATCTTTTCGATGCAGTCTATCTGATGGATGAGAACGGCCTGGTGGTCGCCGGGCATCCAGAGGAGTTTTGGCAGTCAGGTCTGGATGTCAGCAGCCGGGAATATTTCCGCCGGGTCTCCTCGACTCTCTCACCGGTGATCAGCGAGCCCTACCAATCCAATTATCAGGAAAAGCCGGCCATCATGGTGGCTGCGCCGATCTTCGACCACCGTCAACGTTTTATTGGTGTGATTGGTGGTGCCATCGCGCTGGATGGAAACACTTTTCTGGATCAGTTCATCAACATCCGAATCGGAACGACCGGCTATCTCGGTGTGGCCACCCGCAGCGGTTTTGTGGTGGTTGACCAGCGGGATCACGAGGCCATGGCACCTGTGCGGGTAGCGAATCCTGTGCTTAGGGATGCCATGGAGGGGTTTGAAGGCACCCTCGAGACCCGTAACAGTAACGGTGAAAAGACCATCATGTCGGTGCAGCAGCTGACCCAGGTGCCCTGGTTTGTCTCTGCTTCCTGGCCCGCCCGGGAAGCCTTGGCGCCGATTACCCGCACCGTGGATGCTTTCTTATGGATTCTGCTGGTGGTGATCCTGTTGATCGCGCCCGTGGCACTGTGGCGTTTCCGGCGATTGATGGCGCCGCTTGGAACACTGGGCAATCAGATCCGCGAACGTCACCTGGGTATGCGCTCCGATCCGGTAGATGTCTCCGGAGGCAAGGAAATCCGACAGGTCGCAGAAATCTTTAACACCGTGACCGATGAGCGTGACGAGGTTCTGGTATCGCTGGCTGAAAGAGAGGCCTTTTTCCGTTCCCTCACCCAGAGCGCGCCTATCGGCATCGTCCAGACTGACGTTCTGGGCCGTATCGAGTTTGCCAACCCGGCCTTCGAGACTATCGTCGGCCAGCCGGCAGAGGAACTCACCTACAGTTACCTGGCCAATCGAGTGCATCACACCGACAGACAGGAGGCGATCGTCGGTTGGAAGAATGCGATCAGGAGCCAGAGTGTTTTCCGGGGCCGGTTAAGGTTGCAATCCCCTGCTCCGGATCAGGTGGTCTGGGGGGATGTGATGACGGCAGCCATCCAGACTCCGGAAAAGTGCCTTGGTACCATCACAGTCGTTCGGGATATCTCCCATGAGCTGGAGGTGGAAGAGGCGCTCAGGACAGAGCAGCAGCGTGCCGAGACGATACTTGGCGTGCTCCAGGAGGGGGTTCTCATGGTAGACGTCGAGGGTGTGATCCGGTTTGCCAACGATGCTGCATGTCGTCTTCTTGGAACGGTGGGTGAATGCGTGCTCAGGAACTTCTTCCAGCTGGTCAGCATTGAAACGGAAGAATGCGAGTTGACGGCGGACCAGTTCCTGACCGGTGAGGACCTGGGCAGCCTTTATGTGACCTTGCGGAACTCGCTCGGTGTGCGATTCCCCATTGATCTGACCATGCTGCACATTCGTCAGGGCCGCGAGGACGAACGCCTGGTGTTTGTGCTGCGGGACGACAGCGACCGGCGCCGACAGGAGGAGCGGCTGTCCTGGGAAGCGACCCACGACAGCCTCACCCAGTTGCTGAACCGGCGCGCGTTCAATGCCTCGCTGGTTCGGAGCCTCGGTGAGGCCGGTCGCCAGGAAGTCCGTTCGGTACTGATGCTGATTGATCTCGACTATTTCAAACCGGTTAACGATGAAGGCGGTCACCTGCTTGGGGACGATCTGCTCAAACGGCTGGCGGATCTGTTCAAGGACGCGGTCCGCCAATCCGACACCGTGGCCAGACTGGGCGGAGATGAGTTCGGCATTATTCTGCCTGCCTGCGGCATGACCAGGGCCGAGGCGCTGGCGGAAAGGATCCGCGCCGATGTGGAAGCGCTTCGCATTGAGCATGACGGCCGCTCATTCGGTGTAACCACCAGCATCGGCCTGACGGAACTGACAGCGAAAGACAGCGGCCCCAGAGAGGTTATGGCCCGGGCGGATGAGGGTAGCTACATCGCCAAATCCCGGGGGCGTAACAGGGTTGTGGTGGTGCCTTCACCACCAGCCGGCTGA